The Trichocoleus sp. FACHB-46 genome contains a region encoding:
- a CDS encoding transposase, producing the protein KSVYRQRNQVERCFNRLKQNRRIATRYEKKAENYLAMLTLASIMMCL; encoded by the coding sequence ACAAGTCTGTCTATCGTCAACGGAATCAGGTGGAGCGCTGTTTCAATCGCTTGAAGCAAAACCGTCGCATTGCAACGCGCTATGAGAAAAAAGCTGAAAACTACCTTGCCATGCTGACTCTAGCCTCTATCATGATGTGCCTGTAG